From Populus trichocarpa isolate Nisqually-1 chromosome 19, P.trichocarpa_v4.1, whole genome shotgun sequence, a single genomic window includes:
- the LOC112323283 gene encoding probable terpene synthase 6, which yields MENTNQQNNSRGKADFPPSLWGCSFAPFCFPQMEFKSYSRQVEELKENVKDMLMASKKDPVEHIEFINLLCRLGVSYHFDKEIENNLKEIFADLPNLLEKHDFDLYTLSLLFRVFRQHGFKMPCVVFDKFKDTKGEFKETIINDVKGILGLYEASFLSVHGEQVLDEALVFTKANLESSAMQSSPRLADHIRNALIRPFHKGVPRIEARKYISFYEEDESRNDTLLKFAKIDFNRVQLLHRQELSNLSRWWNDFKLSVEFPYAKDGIVEVYFRANGVHFEPQYAFSRMVVTKYTKIVSLLDDTCDAHASFEEIQLFTNAIERCCMDAINQLPAEYLKVLYSALLDLFSETESDMGKQGLSYALYYVKEAFKELTRGYQAEAQWVPLGHGQPFGVDVPNRLETTRYGVIMAAFNVVKDEVAGEEEYEWLKSNPKIMKAGKMICRLVKDIVGHEVEQKRGDSASGVERFMKQYDVSEKKAIEEIQKMVANGWKDINEDCMRPTNAPMRLLQQIVNLVRVTEVTYGHNDDAYTIPQSLKDYVTLLYVEKVPMCE from the exons ATGGAAAACacaaatcaacaaaacaatTCTCGTGGAAAGGCAGATTTCCCACCAAGCTTGTGGGGTTGTAGCTTCGCTCCATTTTGCTTCCCACAAATG GAATTCAAGTCATACAGCCGACAAGTAGAAGAGTTGAAGGAAAATGTGAAGGACATGCTGATGGCATCCAAAAAGGACCCAGTGGAACATATTGAATTCATTAATCTGTTATGTCGGCTTGGTGTGTCGTATCATTTTGACAAAGAGATTGAAAACAACCTCAAAGAAATTTTTGCTGACCTTCCTAATCTTCTTGAGAAGCATGACTTTGATCTCTACACTTTGTCACTTCTATTTCGAGTATTCAGACAGCATGGATTCAAAATGCCTTGCG TTGTGTTCGACAAGTTCAAGGACACCAAAGGAGAGTTTAAGGAAACAATCATCAACGATGTTAAAGGCATCCTGGGCTTGTATGAAGCTTCATTTTTAAGTGTGCATGGAGAACAGGTACTGGATGAAGCCCTTGTTTTCACAAAGGCAAACCTGGAGTCTTCGGCTATGCAATCAAGCCCACGTCTAGCAGACCATATTAGGAATGCTTTGATCCGGCCCTTTCACAAAGGCGTACCAAGAATAGAGGCTAGAAAATACATCTCTTTCTACGAAGAAGATGAGTCTCGGAATGACACTCTACTCAAGTTTGCCAAGATAGATTTCAATCGAGTTCAGTTACTGCATCGACAAGAGCTATCCAATCTCTCgag GTGGTGGAATGATTTTAAGCTTTCTGTGGAGTTTCCATATGCAAAAGATGGAATTGTTGAGGTCTATTTCAGGGCAAATGGAGTCCATTTCGAGCCTCAATATGCTTTCTCGCGGATGGTGGTCAcgaaatatacaaaaattgtATCACTGTTAGATGATACATGTGATGCACATGCATCTTTCGAAGAAATACAACTTTTTACTAATGCAATTGAAAG ATGCTGCATGGATGCCATCAATCAACTACCTGCCGAGTACTTGAAAGTTCTTTACAGTGCTCTTCTGGATCTTTTCAGTGAAACTGAGAGTGATATGGGAAAGCAAGGACTATCCTATGCCTTATATTACGTGAAGGAGGCA TTCAAAGAATTGACGAGAGGCTACCAAGCGGAGGCGCAGTGGGTACCTTTAGGCCATGGCCAACCATTTGGTGTGGATGTGCCCAATCGATTAGAAACGACTCGTTATGGGGTAATTATGGCAGCGTTCAACGTTGTAAAGGATGAAGTTGCAGGAGAGGAGGAGTATGAATGGCTAAAAAGTAATCCAAAAATTATGAAAGCTGGAAAGATGATCTGTCGTTTAGTGAAGGACATAGTGGGCCATGAG GTTGAACAGAAGAGGGGAGACTCTGCATCCGGTGTTGAACGCTTCATGAAACAATATGATGTCTCGGAAAAGAAAGCAATCGAAGAGATACAAAAGATGGTCGCAAATGGATGGAAGGACATCAATGAAGATTGCATGAGGCCAACTAATGCTCCAATGCGTCTCCTTCAACAAATTGTTAACCTTGTTCGAGTTACCGAGGTTACGTATGGGCATAATGACGACGCCTACACAATCCCacaaagtttaaaagattatgtcACTTTATTATATGTTGAGAAAGTCCCTATGTGTGAATAA